CGTATATGACGAGTATCTGTTAGTAGCCAACTCGTTTAGATATTCTCAAGCTTATACCAACAGACTGTTCTTTGGTATGGTAGATTTTGATGAAGGTTCTGATATCTTCCAAATGGTATGTACtctttgttaattaaatatgtgcttggcgtttttattaaatattactaaatgttgttttttagtTAATAGTCCACTTTAAGGTATACTATATTGTGTTGCAATAGTAAGAATTGCATATAAGTAAATCAGCTGGTGAAAActtataattatcaataataataccaactcataaatttttatgttttcagcTGCGCTTAAACACTGCCCCTGTTATAATGCATTTCCCAGCCAAGGGTAAGCCAAAACCCGCAGACTCTATGGACTTTGAGAGAGCTGGTATTCATGCTGAAGCAATTGCCAAATGGATCAATGATAGAACTGATGTTCAGGTATACtccatttaaatatctattcttCATTGAAGAAAAGAGATATAAGGTATACCTTATTTCTTCAATGAAGAATTCTTGTATGtcatattgttatatacaGCCAGTTATATACAGCTTCAATTAGATCATTAGTAGTAGATGCAGTATTCAAAAGAGAGTATTTATGTGATAGGTATTTCTTTACATATTCAGAGGCTTTATTTTGAATGGGTGTTTTTTTGCTTTCAATGGCTTAGATTACATACTAGTTtacatttctttttcaatgattgacaaaaaaacaattaaaaacaattgactgcttcattattaatattaatattaaaaactgcaagtgtgtttgtttgtaaggacaaacaaacattcagcAGAAAGAAGGCTTTTATGTTGCAATAGAGCAATTTAATAGTATGTTTTTTGTGGCTGGAGATAGTTAGGGGGATCAAGAGTAACATAggttatatacattaatacaataaaatatctcattcccaatgaaatatattatgtgtatttgaatcatttagaaatttgtaGACTTTTATCCATTTGTAGAAGAGAATGGTCttcaatcgaccttacgcctctccatatattcatgggcgatggaagtgcttaccatcaggcgacccactagTTCCACTGctgacgatgacataaaaaataataattattataaataccaaTAGATCgtgctatatttaaaaatgtgacatACATGGCATTTGTAACTTATAATAGCTAGTACAATATTTCCAAAAACTGACTCACTGACTGAAAATATTGTGATTGAGGTGTAGGCATGTGTtcctactgctgggacacagacctcctatgagggttcaggccataatccaccacgctggccaagtgcgtgttggcagatgtcgcatgtcgtcgaacttctaattctcggacattccggtttcctcacgataatttccttcaccgtttcgagcagtggtgatgttattcacatgcatagatagattgaaaaatcatttttgatttatttcctGCCCGCTCGCCTGGTGTCGAACGCCGACTCATcaattttaagtccgaggtccacCACAAATCAACGTTTTGTGTAGTTATTTGAATGgaatctaatatattatacacgtCATTAATGTCCAAAATTTTTCAGATCCGCGTATTCCGTCCACCAAACTATTCCGGCGCCGTAGCGTTCTCTTTACTTTTCGTCCTCGTCGCCGCATTCTTATACCTCCGACGCAATAATCTAGAGTTTCtgtacaataaacaaatgtgGGCAGTCTCCGCTCTGTTCTTCTGCTTCGCTATGGTCTCTGGCCAGATGTGGAACCAAATACGAGGTCCACCGTTCTTCCACAAAACAAAGACTGGCCCAGTTTATATTAACAGTGGATCGCATGGACAGTTTGTTTTGGAGAGCTATATTGTTGCGGCTTTGAGTATCCTTTTAAGTGTtcaaaaatctgtttatttaaattttacattatatttatataataaattttatactactACTGATTCCATcttaataatcaaaaatatgaataaagtatctctataaattaatatgtaattgctaataaattacactaatattataaatgtgaaagtttgtttcgATGTGTGTCCGTATCATGATGAAACttcaacagattttgatgaaattggtATACAGGCAGGGTATGATCTGACTTGGCTGATAGGATACTATTTATCTGTTTTTGATGTAATATCATCCACTAGTAAAAAATCCTCTTCAACTTAATTTTACCTTAACATAAAATCAGATGCGGCCGTGGTAGTCGGTATGATACTAATGATAGAAGCAGCTGGTGGAGTGAAAGGGACAGAAGTGAAGAGTCCACAAGAGGGAAAGAAACGGCGATTCCAATCAGTTGTGGGTCTTGTGCTATTGTGTGTTTTCTTCTCGTTGCTTCTGTCGATATTTAGATCTAAGACGCAAGGATATCCTTACAGGTAAAAGATCTTTAATTCTAAGAAATGTTCCGATTTTGAGCTTCTTTCGATATAATTCTCTTTTGTGTCTATAgtattattcaaaatcaaaattatattaattatatttgcagTTCGTATTTCGTTtgaatatatctatttttcctcgtaatatataaagtaatttttaaaattttttttcagctTCCTGTTCAAATAAGGAGAACCATAAGGAGTACTTTTAGACACTccactatttattattcataatattgtgTGCAATGTGATGAAAGTCGAAACtttgtttttagaaataaaactgattttaacagatatttatttatttttaataattataaccctgttttgattacatattatattgtgcCTAAATTCAGTTCTGTAATGTATGTGTTATCTTTTTTTACTGAACTTACAAACAAATGAACTACTGAACTtaactatttcaaataaataatgcaagtCATGTGAAAGAtacttacaaacaaaatagcCTCATAAAGCCTAATATCTTAAGCGAGgaattcttataattattattgattaaatagttaattttttaaactgttctgcaatgttttaatcattttaaaggTTGATAATCTCTttacaatagattttttttcctcACAGGACaggaaaatagaaaatatagccttttaaaattaactacttataacataataaaacaggtctttgattaaataatttgaaattgaatgcagccttaatattgtaaataatttcatatttatattaaaatcaaaaataaaaactaatttacagCACTCTAGGTATAACTGCATACCTTTTCATTGGATATTCcttgaaagtatttttgtacCAAAGATGTGCTTGGATTGCTGTTTGAATCTggaaatagaataattaaaaaattaacaaaacatatgTAGAACCTTGCaccaattttgaattttaagttTACATGTATGCAAGTAATGTAAggataattgtttaattgtttacaaCTTAATcctatttttgaagtgaaacttctttagaatcgttgtgatttcaaacctgatgcaacggaaaaacgacaggtatgagacagaaatacaaaaatgtgtagaatgaagccggcaaagaatgagacagaaatatacgtactattttatattttatatatattcatgtcattcttttgtcgatttattgaagtttcacttctatcgtgtgtgaatcgcgaacacacctttttttttcaaataatatcagGTCATATTCagaacaaacaataatttagtcataaatatttcatattccaCAAGCCAATGCAGCTCAGTAGTGAGGACCTaagacttaaaatcgataggTCGAGGGATCGAgattcgagaccaggcgaatGTGCAgcaaaaaaaatgatttttcaatttatctgcattgtggataacatcaccactggtgaaaacggtgaagaattaaataatgacgacgacgacatgtgatatctgtcaacccgcacttggtcagcgtggtggattatggcctgaaccctcatatgAGGTCtctgtcccagcagtgggaacatatataggctggcATACATGTATAGCCATAATATccgatatttttatagtaattctCTAGTAATTCTAGCTTGTAACTTCCTGTTACATTTAGTAATAACTGGGATTATTTCGTCAGCAGTTGAATATATAAGTCATTACTAGAGCAATAGAATGTTAATGAAACTGGTTTTTTTCTAGtccaattattaaattttatctagtATCTTGTGTCTgggaatattaaatattcatttacctAGTAAGGTAATTATTTCCCTACTTCTTATACTGACACGAAACAAACATTTCTCAGATGTATAATGCAAGACACATCTTTATTagcataaaattatcatacataCCTGATTGCATAGAACCCACAAGTAAATACAGAAGAAGGTCTTTGTcggtattaataataacagtactgtatagataataatctCGCTCAATCTATGTGGACTTGACACAATCTCAAATAATCTCCCATATGGTATTTTGTGTGATTCCGTTATAACTTTTCCTGTTTTATCTTTCCTTAAATTAGcaaatatgatatttgttttgtactgTTCATAAAATGCCCAGATAAATACTGAAATGCATGGTATGGCAAGCAGTTGTGTTCTGGTGTCATTCCAGAGAACTTTGTCTCTGTCTTGACTACctgtggaaataaataaaaacatcttatTATTGTAGTTGAAAGCATATGGCTCtcgaaattttaaagttaattgtaattagtaatttttcttttccatCAGAAgcaaaaagcaaaaaaataattaaaaattggaatccacattacaatattattcattttaatattttaagtaagaaTAAGAAATCAATCCACCATTGTAACATAGCTTGGGTTGGGTGTGATACTACCAGGGCTGGTTTAGAGTTTGGTACAGAAATAGATATAGAAGCCTAGCAATACAGAGAAAGTGAATGAACtacacaataaaaacttttaattttctattttttatacttaccACAAAACAATGGAGCTTGTCCAATAGCGGCAACAATAACAGCGAAATAATGAACAAGACCAGCGATATAGTGGCTCAGATTCATCTTACTGTTCTTGGCGAACACTTGAAGGTAATATGTTTCATAGCAACGTCGGAAGCACTGAATTGTAAGCAAGCTCAGTGCTATTACGGCTGCAGAAGCAGATACTGAAAACGGGAATAATTTCGAATGGCATAGATggtatttttagttaaatattagcAAGTTATAGAGACCAAATATTTTAACCTGTCTTTAAACAAAATGTCAGAGAATGGTTTTGTAAGTTTTGTGTTCCAAGCAgtgaatagtaataaaaataatatgcagaattattttttttatattaacaggATAGTATGATCAAAAAGCATGAAACAGACGAAAGTTTCGTTACTAAGTTatataatgcattatttatcTCTCGAGCTACTTACCTGAAGGTTCATCTTGttccaatattaattttaacataaatactaCATATTTACTGACACTGTGTTCAAAATAATAGACTAACACTGCGTAAACCAATGTTAAGACACTAAATATAGAGGAAAAGGCATAGAAATGTCTATACAGGGATTTAggtatttctattaattgtacataatttGCCCCAGACCCTTGATAGGCAAAAGCACCGTACTTGAAtcctttaattataaatgccgGTACGTGTTTTTCATAATGATTAATAAGGAAGCCTGTACAGGAAACCGTAAAAGCCAAGCTTAGGAAGCCTAGGTCCAATATATTCAAcattttcgatatttttagGAACCGCTATGCTCAATCCTTGGTGTTTAGAAACAGTACTGACTGGAAATTGGGACATAACGGCGAGAGAATGTACGGTAAAGTAGAAAACTTTTTGTCCTCATTTCTgttgaattatttacattttattgatacatGATGAAAgatgattgaatttttttgttttaatatgcaCCTTATATTTTACTGCTTAAGTTATCTTTTACAATATTCGAAGCCTTGCGCTTAACAACATTCACCTGTTGGCTGACACTGTCAACTGTCAAATGTTTGACATTTAATAGTTGCGTTTAGAAACGcaaaaaagttttgaattgAAGTCAACAAACTGTAGCGTTTTGAACTTTGGTTTGTTTAGGTTTCAGACAAATGTCTCTTACTATACTTGATCGTGTATCTAAATGTTGATATTGTGAATAGACCTAATATTGTGAAAGTCATATAGAaccaaaaataatagtaagCTTGATTTTAGGGCACGGTATTATGGTACAACGCCTACATCACTACCGAGTATCATCAAGATTCGTTCTAGAGTATTCAcaagcaacaaacatacatccatacatcgcATCGGGAGCGTTTCATTAGAGCCACAACACGcaatgtagttttttttactgtaaACGCGACGCATGTACAAGTACAGTAAAGTGCACCCCACGCTTTTTATTCCGAATTGAATCATTGTGtcaataacttatatttaattacaattttgctTTTAGGTGATTCATTACGATCGATTGTTTCATCTGCAACTAGgtacagttataataaaatctttgccattaaaaaatattttctagtttttagtttaatttgcaataaaagcgtgttgtgtgttttttatttagattttttaaaaaatataatttatattaatgtaaattgtcAAGCGTGTTGCTTTTCTAAAATCACAGACAAGGCATAAACGCCATACAGATTTCATGGATTCCTCTCATTTGgtttatgaaatttgcttGAGagattaattcatatttataattaaaccaaACGATCGATGCACTAAAAGTACAGTGTAATATTAACAGTATTTAGTCgtaattttagtaattttcgGAAATCTTTGAATGCAGTTTTCAATCTTATCAAAAATAAcgaaatgttttctttaagCAAAATTTTCCGTCTATATGTGACAATCAAAATTCCATCCAGTATAGCCTATACCAAAGTCATAAGTTTTATAtgcaaagtttgaattattcCTTACActtgtattttcatttatcgTTCATAGAAAAATTAGTAGATAATATAGGTACACCGCCTACTCACACAACGTTTACAAAGGAAGCCATTGTGCGTACTTATCTTTGTTCACACCATATGATTTTCGTAGAAATATCACGAAAAACATCGGCACCTTGTAactaaaaaatcaattcacaATCGGGTACACGGCGCCATGTCAATTAATTTCCCTATTCCATTAAACACGTCCGCAGTAATAAACGTTCGATAGTCGATAAAATGGAAAATAGACTTGCAAATGAACCACGCTTATCTAACTAAAAATCAAATCGCTTGCCGGGGTATGTCAGTGTCTGTGCCGATATTCCGCATCACTTCATCTTGCTTGACGGTTTAATGGCGCCCCACATTGCTTCGACACGATGTCGCCTTAAAATACACCTGATGAATTTAAGAGCTTAATTTTTTCTGCTTTTTGGAAATATGTCTGAGGGTGGAGCATTATTTTGCACGTAATGTAATGGGTGACCTACCCAAATACCTCAATTTAACGATAATTGTTCTAAATGcgtattcaatatattttgattgtaCATTCCATTTTGTGTGGTAGCTAAGTTGTAATTTGTGACTCGCTTTCAACAGTTCActccataattaattattaatttacgaaTAGGAAACAAGATCAATTGAACAAGAATTTAAAAGAGTTAAGTATCTGCAGTCCCCAATATTTCCATGATTGGCATGAAGCTTTCATAAAACTGGTACCATATAAGTTCAAGATTTcaataaaccaaaaaaaaaaaaaaaaaattgcaatgcaATGAGTCCATATCTGTTTATAAAggtataacatttatattgtagTAGAAAAATGAACCTTTTAAGGGAGGAAGTCTTTTACAGATACCCACGGTTCCTGGATTCTTTGTGACTAAAAtaccactgtgttccgtctcGGTGCTTTAGGCGGATCTGCGGGAACGCTACGCAATCTTCCCCGTGACAAGTAGTCTAGTTATTCGAGTCATGTTTCCAAGATTTGAACTTCTAGCCTAATTAAGATGTATCACGTGTACACATAAACTTGTGCCGATCACAAAGACTCCACTTGGGAAGCTGTTTTCGAGTCGAGATGTACTTGTAGCATTTGTATTACGGTTCCAAGACTTGGCTATTTTTAACTCTGTTTAACCGTAGAAACAGTATATTGAATTTTCTACATTCGTGGTAAATTAAACAACTTCGGGATAAGTTCTGCTTAGTTTATATGACAGTTAAAACTCTgagaatattcatgggcggtaatTATCActtaccgtcaggcgaacTATCAGCTAAGTTGCCCGCTGATAgcgtcatataaataaaatgacaactaatgttttgaatatatacGTCATAAAATGTGAAGGAAGTGGTGAAATGACCCTTACTGTGTTAAACCTATGGGCTACGGCCTACGGTCAGTGGCATAGCGTGGGTTTTTGCCGCCTGGGGCCCACTGGAAATACCGCCGCTCCTTACTAGGGTTCCATACCCAAAAGGTGACCAAGACCCAGAACTCGTTTGGTTGCccgtctgtccgtctgtctggtcgaaaatttaaagtatttttatatttttcgaattaaatttacttccTGCCACTCCTTC
The sequence above is a segment of the Zerene cesonia ecotype Mississippi chromosome 17, Zerene_cesonia_1.1, whole genome shotgun sequence genome. Coding sequences within it:
- the LOC119833223 gene encoding polyprenol reductase, producing the protein MLNILDLGFLSLAFTVSCTGFLINHYEKHVPAFIIKGFKYGAFAYQGSGANYVQLIEIPKSLYRHFYAFSSIFSVLTLVYAVLVYYFEHSVSKYVVFMLKLILEQDEPSVSASAAVIALSLLTIQCFRRCYETYYLQVFAKNSKMNLSHYIAGLVHYFAVIVAAIGQAPLFCGSQDRDKVLWNDTRTQLLAIPCISVFIWAFYEQYKTNIIFANLRKDKTGKVITESHKIPYGRLFEIVSSPHRLSEIIIYTVLLLLIPTKTFFCIYLWVLCNQIQTAIQAHLWYKNTFKEYPMKRYAVIPRVL
- the LOC119833222 gene encoding tumor suppressor candidate 3, whose product is MKFKFVLFFCAILTYSNTYAQNRGKLEEKVQQLTDFTAKTSIIPLNLNRFKDYVKSPPRDYSFIVMFTAMAPSRRCAICQHVYDEYLLVANSFRYSQAYTNRLFFGMVDFDEGSDIFQMLRLNTAPVIMHFPAKGKPKPADSMDFERAGIHAEAIAKWINDRTDVQIRVFRPPNYSGAVAFSLLFVLVAAFLYLRRNNLEFLYNKQMWAVSALFFCFAMVSGQMWNQIRGPPFFHKTKTGPVYINSGSHGQFVLESYIVAALNAAVVVGMILMIEAAGGVKGTEVKSPQEGKKRRFQSVVGLVLLCVFFSLLLSIFRSKTQGYPYSFLFK